Proteins from one Setaria italica strain Yugu1 chromosome V, Setaria_italica_v2.0, whole genome shotgun sequence genomic window:
- the LOC101764212 gene encoding uncharacterized protein LOC101764212 translates to MAATRAAKSLLLCLMVAFLHHLQFQFPPVAATTSLGKNESRDGGSHGKTLSFTLYQQETINKTAYIVVDGVAGAGVSQTTTPFGTIYVFRDYLTVRADRASPVAGVAEGSSITTTLDGLQSLSLAKITVDHRGHRGSVSVLGGTYNTRPSDYPVVGGTGDFAYALGYVRSSPVDLRGRTVTYKMELHLYWPPYAHYAPVPHKPV, encoded by the coding sequence ATGGCTGCTACGAGGGCTGCCAAGAGCTTGCTGCTCTGCCTGATGGTCGCCTTTCTTCACCACCTCCAATTTCAGTTCCCTCCCGTAGCCGCAACGACGTCGCTCGGGAAGAACGAGAGCAGGGACGGCGGCAGCCACGGGAAGACCCTGAGCTTCACGCTGTACCAGCAGGAGACCATCAACAAGACCGCGTACATCGTCGTCGACGGcgtggccggcgcgggcgtCAGCCAGACCACCACGCCCTTCGGCACCATCTACGTCTTCCGCGACTACCTCACGGTGCGCGCCGACAGGGcctccccggtggccggcgTCGCGGAGGGGAGCTCCATCACCACCACCCTCGACGGGCTGCAGAGCCTGTCGCTGGCCAAGATCACCGTCGACCACCGCGGCCACCGGGGCTCCGTGTCGGTCCTCGGGGGAACGTACAACACCAGGCCGTCCGACTACCCGGTGGTGGGCGGCACCGGCGACTTCGCGTACGCGCTGGGCTACGTCCGGTCGTCGCCGGTGGATCTGCGGGGACGAACGGTGACGTACAAGATGGAGCTTCACTTGTACTGGCCTCCGTACGCCCACTACGCCCCAGTTCCACATAAGCCTGTGTAG
- the LOC101763817 gene encoding extradiol ring-cleavage dioxygenase codes for MDTFYISHGSPTLSIDDSLPARHFLKSWVPTGLAGPQPPSAILVVSGHWETDTPAVNVIRGTNDTIHDFYGFPAEMYKLAYPAPGAPDVAERTKQLLEDAGFGPVAEDRRRGLDHGAWVPLMVMYPEAGVPVFQLWVQTARDGAYHYDHGRALAPLREEGVLVVGSGSATHNMRRILRTLAPTSHEPAPWWAAEFDDWLRESLLGGRHDDVYLEVAPHAEVAHPQPDHFYPLHVALGAAGDGCKAELIHHSWSNATLSYASYRFTTKN; via the exons ATGGACACTTTCTACATCTCCCACGGCTCGCCCACGCTCTCCATCGACGACTCGCTGCCGGCGCGCCACTTCCTCAAGTCGTGGGTGCCGACCGGCCTCGCCGGCCCGCAGCCGCCGAGCGCCATCCTCGTCGTGTCCGGCCACTGGGAGACGGACACCCCCGCCGTAAACGTCATCCGCGGCACTAACGACACCATCCACGATTTCTACGGCTTCCCCGCCGAGATGTACAAG CTGGCGTACCCAGCGCCGGGCGCGCCGGACGTCGCCGAGAGGACCAAGCAGCTCCTCGAGGACGCCGGGTTCGGGCCGGTGGCCGAGGACCGCCGCCGCGGGCTCGACCACGGCGCGTGGGTCCCGCTGATGGTCATGTACCCGGAAGCGGGCGTGCCCGTGTTCCAGCTCTGGGTGCAgacggcgcgcgacggcgcgtACCACTACGACCACGGCAGGGCGCTGGCGCCGCTGCGGGAGGAGGGtgtcctcgtcgtcggctccGGGAGCGCCACTCACAACATGCGCCGCATCCTGCGCACGCTCGCCCCGACCAGCCACGAGCCGGCGCCGTGGTGGGCCGCCGAGTTCGACGACTGGCTCAGGGAGTCCCTCCTCGGCGGGAGGCACGACGACGTGTACCTGGAGGTGGCGCCGCACGCGGAGGTGGCGCACCCGCAGCCCGACCATTTCTACCCGCTGCACGTcgcgctcggcgccgccggcgacgggtgCAAGGCTGAGCtgatccaccacagctggtcCAACGCCACGCTGTCGTACGCGTCGTATCGGTTTACCACCAAAAACTGA
- the LOC101786220 gene encoding amino acid permease 8, with product MDKSAAAADDVERGDYEQGHERTGTVWTATAHIVTAVIGSGVLALAWSVAQLGWVAGPLALAGFACVTYYTSTLLANAYRAPHPVTGDRNRTYMDAVRSYLSPREVFMCGIAQYVNLWGTMVGYTITATISMAAIRQSDCFRRNGAGAHCDASGTVLMLAFSVVQVVLSQFPGLEHITWLSVVAAIMSFAYSFIGLGLSVGQWVSHGGGLGGRIAGAAAASSTKKLWNVLLALGNIAFAYTFAEVLIEIQDTLKSPPAENKTMKKASMYGIGATTIFYISVGCAGYAAFGSNAPGNILTAAGLGPYWLVDIANMCLILHLIGAYQVYAQPIFASVERWAASRWPEAKFINSAYTVSIPLMQRGSVTVAPYKLVLRTLIVVATTVVAMMIPFFNAVLGLLGAFSFWPLTVYFPISMHIAQGKITKGRKWYLLQGLSMVCLMISVAVGIGSVTDIVDSLKVSSNPFKTVS from the exons ATGGACAAGAGCGCGGCGGCAGCAGACGACGTCGAGAGGGGCGACTACGAGCAGGGGCACGAGCGGACAG GGACGGtatggacggcgacggcgcacatTGTGACGGCGGTGATCGGCTCCGGCGTGCTGGCGCTGGCCTGGAGCGTGGCGCAGCTGGGCTGGGTCGCGGGGCCCCTCGCGCTCGCCGGCTTCGCGTGCGTCACCTACTACACCTCCACGCTGCTCGCCAACGCCTACCGCGCGCCGCACCCCGTCACCGGCGACAGGAACCGCACCTACATGGACGCCGTCAGATCATACCTCA GTCCCAGAGAGGTGTTCATGTGCGGGATCGCCCAGTACGTCAACCTGTGGGGCACCATGGTCGGGTACACCATCACCGCGACCATAAGCATGGC GGCGATTAGGCAGTCGGACTGCTTCCGCCGGAACGGCGCCGGCGCGCACTGCGACGCGTCGGGGACCGTGCTGATGCTGGCGTTCAGCGTGGTCCAGGTCGTGCTCTCCCAGTTCCCCGGCCTGGAGCACATCACCTGGCTGTCCGTCGTCGCGGCGATCATGTCGTTCGCCTACTCCTTCATCGGCCTCGGCCTCTCGGTGGGGCAGTGGGTGTCGCACGGCGGCGGTCTCGGAGGCAGGATCGCAggtgccgccgcggcgtcctcgaCCAAGAAGCTTTGGAACGTGCTTCTGGCCCTGGGGAACATTGCCTTTGCTTACACTTTTGCGGAAGTGCTAATCGAGATACAG GATACACTGAAGTCACCACCGGCGGAGAACAAGACCATGAAGAAGGCATCAATGTATGGGATTGGAGCCACCACCATTTTCTACATCTCCGTCGGCTGTGCTGGGTATGCTGCATTTGGTTCAAATGCTCCCGGCAATATCTTGACGGCGGCTGGGTTGGGTCCCTACTGGCTCGTTGACATTGCCAACATGTGCCTCATCCTCCACCTCATTGGAGCATACCAG GTTTATGCACAGCCTATCTTTGCTTCAGTCGAGCGGTGGGCTGCCTCCCGGTGGCCGGAAGCCAAGTTCATCAACAGCGCATATACCGTCAGCATCCCCCTGATGCAGCGAGGATCAGTGACCGTTGCGCCATACAAGCTCGTCTTAAGGACCCTTATAGTTGTCGCCACAACTGTGGTGGCAATGATGATACCATTCTTCAATGCTGTGCTGGGGCTCCTCGGCGCGTTCAGCTTCTGGCCGCTGACAGTTTACTTCCCCATAAGCATGCACATTGCCCAGGGCAAGATCACCAAGGGGAGGAAGTGGTATCTTCTGCAGGGTTTGAGCATGGTTTGTTTGATGATTTCAGTGGCAGTGGGTATAGGCTCTGTGACTGACATTGTGGATAGCTTGAAGGTCTCTTCCAACCCTTTCAAAACTGTCAGCTAG
- the LOC101784606 gene encoding uncharacterized protein LOC101784606 isoform X1 — MSGSGQRSRPWPGDPASTPSEPAAAVAAAADARGEASTLRDFGTSMDAISFGFAATAILISLFLLMAIFEHLIKPRAFPPDSPDAGRPRAVRHRHGRSPGKLRSPPMHCSSFHLHSLHALPVTAGHRRDDAGGGRSHNGFHGPREAPSTRARRPRPHLREPSSGGAR; from the exons ATGAGCGGGTCCGGGCAGAGGTCGCGGCCGTGGCCAGGGGACCCCGCGTCCACGCCGTCAGAGCCagccgccgcggtggccgcggccgcggacgcGAGAGGCGAGGCGTCCACGCTCAGGGACTTCGGCACGTCCATGGACGCCATCTCCTTCGGGTTCGCGGCCACGGCCATCCtcatctccctcttcctcctcatggcCATCTTCGAGCACCTCATCAAGCCCCGGGCCTTCCCGCCGGACTCCCCCGACGCCGGCAGGCCCCGCGCCGTCCGCCACCGGCACGGCCGCTCGCCCGGCAAGCTCCGGAGCCCGCCCATG CACTGCTCGTCTTTCCATCTCCATTCGCTGCACGCCTTGCCGGTGACGGCAGGCCATAGGCGCGACGATgcaggcggcggccgcagccACAACGGGTTTCACGGACCACGAGAAGCGCCATCGACGCGAGCTCGCCGCCCCCGTCCCCACCTCCGTGAGCCTAGCAGCGGTGGAGCACGCTGA
- the LOC101784606 gene encoding uncharacterized protein LOC101784606 isoform X2 has protein sequence MSGSGQRSRPWPGDPASTPSEPAAAVAAAADARGEASTLRDFGTSMDAISFGFAATAILISLFLLMAIFEHLIKPRAFPPDSPDAGRPRAVRHRHGRSPGKLRSPPMVEAVLQAADLSVLMPGQRYPTYLAQPAPLPPSCPREGVHWPPHDYHGSYMPP, from the exons ATGAGCGGGTCCGGGCAGAGGTCGCGGCCGTGGCCAGGGGACCCCGCGTCCACGCCGTCAGAGCCagccgccgcggtggccgcggccgcggacgcGAGAGGCGAGGCGTCCACGCTCAGGGACTTCGGCACGTCCATGGACGCCATCTCCTTCGGGTTCGCGGCCACGGCCATCCtcatctccctcttcctcctcatggcCATCTTCGAGCACCTCATCAAGCCCCGGGCCTTCCCGCCGGACTCCCCCGACGCCGGCAGGCCCCGCGCCGTCCGCCACCGGCACGGCCGCTCGCCCGGCAAGCTCCGGAGCCCGCCCATG GTGGAGGCGGTGCTGCAGGCGGCGGACCTGTCGGTGCTGATGCCGGGGCAGCGGTACCCGACGTACCTGGCgcagccggcgccgctgccgccgtcgtgcCCCAGGGAAGGGGTGCATTGGCCGCCGCACGACTACCACGGCTCGTACATGCCACCCTGA
- the LOC101764620 gene encoding extradiol ring-cleavage dioxygenase, which produces MGQNQARAAAARPKPGARHATREDEGQKRGSIGRPGDATTTAAGAEEGAPGPAMDTFFLSHGSPALAIDDAIPARHFFKSWLPERVAGDRPPRAILVVSGHWETATPAVNVIRGSNDTIYDFGGFPKPLYQLKYPAPGAPDLALRTKDLLEQAGFGPVKEEHSRGLDHGAWVPLILMYPDADIPVCQLSVQTDRDGTYHYNLGKALAPLREEGVLIVGSGNATHNLRKMGPKGSPVPQWAAEFDTWLKDSLLNGRYEDVNRYEEKAPHGKVAHPWPDHFYPLHVALGAAGDGAKAEQIHESWTNASISYASYRFTTNN; this is translated from the exons ATGGGGCAGAACCAGGCCAGAGCTGCGGCTGCCAGACCCAAACCAGGCGCGCGGCACGCGACGCGGGAGGACGAGGGGCAGAAGCGCGGCAGCATCGGGAGGCCAGGCGACGCAACAACCACCGCAGCAGGCGCCGAGGAGGGAGCACCAGGCCCGGCCATGGACACCTTCTTCCTGTCGCACGGCTCGCCGGCGCTCGCCATCGACGACGCCATCCCGGCGCGGCACTTCTTCAAGTCGTGGCTGCCGGAGCGGGTCGCGGGGgaccggccgccgcgcgccatcCTCGTCGTGTCGGGACACTGGGAGACGGCCACGCCGGCGGTCAACGTCATCCGCGGCAGCAACGACACCATCTACGACTTCGGCGGCTTCCCCAAGCCCTTGTACCAG CTCAAGTACCCCGCGCCTGGCGCCCCGGACTTGGCCCTGCGGACCAAGGATCTCCTGGAGCAAGCCGGGTTCGGCCCGGTGAAAGAGGAACACAGCCGCGGGCTCGACCACGGCGCGTGGGTGCCGCTGATACTCATGTACCCGGACGCCGACATCCCCGTGTGCCAGCTCTCGGTGCAGACCGACCGCGACGGCACCTACCACTACAACCTCGGCAAGGCGCTGGCGCCCCTCCGGGAGGAAGGCGTCCTCATCGTCGGCTCCGGCAACGCCACCCACAACCTGCGCAAGATGGGGCCGAAGGGTTCCCCCGTGCCGCAGTGGGCCGCCGAGTTCGACACCTGGCTCAAGGACTCGCTCCTCAACGGAAG GTACGAGGACGTGAACAGGTACGAGGAGAAGGCGCCGCACGGGAAGGTGGCGCACCCGTGGCCGGACCACTTCTACCCGCTGCACGTCGCgctgggcgccgccggggacggcgcCAAGGCGGAGCAGATCCACGAGAGCTGGACCAACGCCTCGATCTCCTACGCTTCTTACAGGTTCACCACCAACAACTGA
- the LOC101785543 gene encoding receptor protein-tyrosine kinase CEPR2, with translation MEWPAGRGDDAGKKQLVERGDVRRAGLCAGDQSASDAHHGARQVNSAKSATSTSDFQMYFWLVLVLCNFGISKSLPLDRDTLLDIKGYLKDPQNYLHNWDKFHSPCQFYGVTCDHNSGDVIGISLSNISLSGTISSSFSLLQQLRTLEVGANSISGIVPAALANCTNLQVLNLSMNSLTGQLPDLSALLNLQVLDVSTNSFNGAFPVWVSKLSGLTELGLGENSFDEGNVPESIGDLKNLTWLFLGQCNLRGEIPASVFDLASLGTLDFSRNQITGVFPKAISKMRNLWKIELYQNNLTGEIPQELATLTLLSEFDVSRNQLTGMLPKEIGGLKKLRIFHIYHNNFFGELPEGLGNLQFLESFSTYENQFSGKFPANLGRFSPLNTIDISENYFSGEFPRFLCQNNKLQFLLALTNNFSGEFPGSYSSCKTLQRFRISQNQFSGSIPPGLWGLPNAVIIDVADNGFIGDISSDIGLSVTLNQLYVQNNNFIGELPVELGRLSQLQKLVASNNRFSGQIPKQIGNLKQLTYLHLEHNVLEGPIPPDIGMCSSMVDLNLAENSLTGGIPNTLVSLVTLNSLNISHNMISGNIPEGLQSLKLSDIDFSHNELSGPVPPQFLMIAGDDAFSENVGLCVADTSEEWRQSVTNLRPCQWSDNRHNFLTRRLFLVLVTVTSLVVLLSGLACLSYENYKLEEFNRKGDIESGGSTDLKWVLETFHPPELNPEEICSLDGENLIGCGGTGKVYRLELNKGRGTVAVKELWKGDDAKVLKSEINTLGKIRHRNILKLNAFLTGGASSFLVYEYVVNGNLYDAIRREFKAGQPELDWDKRCRIAVGVAKGIMYLHHDCSPAIIHRDIKSTNILLDEEYEAKLADFGIAKLVEGSPLSCFAGTHGYMAPELAYSLKATEKSDVYSFGIVLLELLTGRSPTDQQFDGEMDIVSWVSSHLTEQNPAAVVDPKVSNGASDYMIKALNIAILCTAQLPSERPTMREVVNMLIDNDPSCTTGRAKNKNDK, from the exons ATGGAATGGCCGGCCGGGCGCGGCGACGACGCAGGGAAAAAGCAGCTCGTGGAAAGAGGGGACGTGCGGCGGGCCGGCCTTTGCGCCGGGGACCAGTCGGCCTCTGATGCGCATCATGGTGCACGTCAG GTAAACAGTGCTAAGAGTGCAACGTCAACCTCAGATTTTCAAATGTATTTCTGGTTAGTTCTCGTGCTATGCAATTTCGGAATATCAAAATCCCTACCTCTGGATAGAGACACACTTTTGGACATAAAAGGCTATCTGAAAGATCCACAGAATTACCTACACAACTGGGATAAATTTCATTCACCGTGCCAATTTTACGGTGTTACATGTGACCACAATTCTGGTGATGTCATTGGAATATCACTCTCAAACATCTCACTATCAGGCACTATATCATCTTCATTTTCTCTTCTTCAACAATTACGCACTCTGGAGGttggggcaaattccatctcaGGAATTGTTCCAGCTGCACTGGCCAACTGCACAAATCTTCAGGTTCTAAATCTGTCAATGAACAGTTTAACAGGCCAATTACCTGATCTTTCAGCATTGCTCAACCTACAAGTTCTTGACGTGTCCACAAATAGTTTTAATGGGGCATTCCCAGTATGGGTCAGCAAATTATCAGGCCTAACTGAATTAGGCCTAGGAGAGAACAGCTTCGATGAAGGTAATGTTCCAGAAAGCATTGGAGACCTGAAGAATTTAACATGGCTATTCCTGGGACAATGCAATCTTAGGGGAGAGATACCAGCTTCAGTCTTTGATTTGGCATCACTTGGGACACTGGACTTCTCACGCAATCAGATTACCGGTGTATTTCCAAAGGCAATATCCAAAATGAGGAACCTATGGAAGATTGAGCTCTACCAAAACAACTTGACTGGTGAAATTCCTCAAGAGCTTGCAACTCTAACCTTGTTATCTGAATTTGATGTGTCTCGCAATCAGCTGACTGGCATGCTGCCTAAGGAGATTGGTGGCCTGAAGAAGCTGAGGATATTTCATATATACCACAATAACTTCTTTGGTGAACTTCCTGAAGGGCTGGGGAACCTGCAATTTCTTGAGTCATTCTCAACCTATGAAAATCAGTTCTCAGGAAAGTTCCCTGCCAACCTTGGCCGGTTCTCACCACTCAACACAATAGACATATCAGAGAATTATTTTTCTGGCGAATTTCCAAGATTCTTGTGCCAAAACAACAAGCTTCAGTTCTTACTGGCTTTGACAAACAACTTTTCAGGTGAATTTCCTGGCTCTTATTCTTCCTGCAAGACACTTCAGAGGTTCAGAATAAGTCAAAATCAATTCAGTGGGAGTATTCCTCCTGGCTTATGGGGATTGCCTAATGCTGTGATAATTGATGTTGCTGATAATGGATTTATTGGGGACATATCTTCTGATATAGGCCTTTCAGTTACTCTGAACCAGCTGTATGTTCAAAACAACAACTTCATTGGGGAGCTTCCAGTAGAGCTGGGAAGGCTCTCCCAGCTGCAGAAGTTGGTTGCTTCAAACAACAGATTCTCTGGCCAAATTCCTAAACAGATTGGAAATCTCAAGCAGCTGACTTACCTGCATTTGGAACATAATGTACTGGAAGGGCCAATACCACCAGATATTGGTATGTGCAGTAGCATGGTTGACCTGAATCTTGCAGAGAATTCTTTGACTGGAGGCATTCCAAACACACTGGTCTCCCTCGTCACTCTGAATTCACTCAATATATCCCATAACATGATCTCTGGtaacattcctgaaggtctgcAGTCACTGAAGCTGAGTGATATTGATTTCTCTCATAATGAATTATCCGGCCCAGTCCCTCCGCAGTTCTTAATGATAGCTGGAGATGATGCATTCTCTGAAAATGTTGGCCTTTGTGTTGCAGACACTTCAGAAGAGTGGAGGCAAAGCGTCACCAATTTAAGACCTTGTCAATGGTCTGACAACCGTCACAACTTCTTAACAAGACGTCTTTTTCTTGTGCTGGTCACAGTGACATCTTTGGTTGTTCTCCTGTCTGGGTTGGCATGTCTGAGCTATGAAAACTACAAGCTTGAAGAGTTCAATAGAAAAGGGGACATTGAGAGTGGCGGCAGCACTGACTTGAAGTGGGTTCTTGAGACCTTCCATCCTCCAGAGCTTAACCCTGAGGAAATATGCAGCTTGGATGGAGAGAATTTGATTGGCTGTGGAGGCACCGGCAAAGTTTACAGGCTAGAATTGAACAAGGGAAGGGGAACTGTTGCTGTGAAGGAGTTGTGGAAGGGTGATGATGCCAAGGTCTTGAAGAGTGAGATAAATACCCTTGGGAAGATACGCCATCGGAACATTCTGAAACTCAATGCATTTTTGACTGGTGGAGCATCAAGTTTTCTGGTCTATGAGTATGTGGTGAATGGTAACCTGTATGATGCTATTCGCCGTGAGTTCAAAGCTGGACAACCTGAGCTTGATTGGGACAAGCGGTGCCGGATTGCTGTAGGGGTTGCGAAGGGCATCATGTACCTTCACCATGATTGCTCCCCGGCCATAATTCATCGGGACATAAAGTCGACCAACATACTTCTGGATGAGGAGTATGAAGCTAAGCTTGCAGATTTCGGTATTGCTAAATTGGTGGAAGGTTCACCACTTAGCTGCTTTGCTGGTACCCATGGCTATATGGCTCCTG AACTTGCGTATTCTCTAAAGGCGACAGAGAAGAGTGATGTCTACAGCTTTGGCATCGTACTGCTAGAGTTGCTTACTGGGCGTAGCCCAACTGATCAACAGTTTGACGGTGAAATGGACATTGTCTCCTGGGTTTCGTCTCATTTGACTGAGCAAAACCCAGCAGCTGTTGTTGATCCAAAAGTAAGCAACGGCGCATCAGATTACATGATAAAGGCCTTGAATATTGCTATTCTTTGTACTGCTCAGCTTCCATCTGAACGGCCGACAATGAGAGAAGTCGTGAACATGCTCATCGACAATGATCCTAGCTGCACGACTGGGAGGGCAAAGAACAAGAATGATAAGTAA
- the LOC101765039 gene encoding amino acid permease 4 has translation MDVEKIERKEMEVDDDGRVRTGTVWTATTHAITAVIGSGVLALPWSVAQMGWVLGPIALVGCAYITYYTAVLLSDCYRTPDPVHGKRNRTYMDVVRSCLGPRDVVVCGLAQYVILWGTMVGYTITTATSIMAIARTDCHHYRGHDAACVSSGTMYMVAFGLAEVVLSQFPSLEKLTLISVVAAVMSCTYSSVGLFLSAAKLASNHRAHGTLLGVKIGAAAGVSASTKTWHSLQALGNIALAYTYSMLLIEIQDTVKSPPSENVTMKRASFYGIGVTTIFYVSLGCIGYAAFGNAAPGNVLTGFDEPFWLVDIANVAVVIHLVGAYQVYAQPIFACYEKWLAARWPESSFFHHEYAVRLPFVSGGGGRAARFTMCRLVLRTAFVAATTVVSLILPFFNAVLGLLGAIAFWPLTVYFPVTMYMAQAKVAPGSRKWVALQALNAGALVVSLLAAVGSVADMVQRLGHVTIFQTQL, from the exons atggaCGTGGAGAAGAtcgagaggaaggagatggaggtggacgacgacggccgcgtCAGAACAG GAACGGTATGGACGGCGACGACGCACGCCATCACCGCCGTGATCGGCTCCGGCGTGCTCGCCCTGCCGTGGAGTGTGGCGCAGATGGGCTGGGTCCTCGGCCCGATCGCCCTCGTCGGGTGCGCCTACATCACCTACTACACCGCCGTCCTCCTGTCCGACTGCTACCGCACGCCGGACCCCGTCCACGGCAAACGGAACCGCACTTACATGGACGTCGTCCGATCATGCCTCG GGCCTAGAGATGTGGTGGTGTGCGGGCTCGCACAGTACGTGATCCTCTGGGGAACGATGGTGGGCTACACCATCACCACTGCCACAAGCATCAT GGCCATCGCGCGCACGGACTGCCACCACTACAGGGGCCACGACGCGGCCTGCGTCTCGTCGGGGACGATGTACATGGTGGCGTTCGGCCTCGCCGAGGTGGTCCTGTCCCAGTTCCCGAGCCTGGAGAAGCTCACGCTCATCTCGGTGGTCGCCGCCGTCATGTCGTGCACCTACTCCTCCGTCGGGCTGTTCCTGAGCGCCGCCAAGCTCGCTTCCAACCACCGGGCGCACGGCACCCTCCTCGGCGTCAAgattggcgccgccgccggcgtgtcCGCATCCACCAAGACGTGGCACTCGCTGCAGGCCCTCGGGAACATCGCCTTGGCGTACACCTACTCCATGCTTCTCATAGAAATCCAG GACACTGTGAAGTCGCCGCCGTCAGAGAACGTGACCATGAAGAGGGCGAGCTTCTACGGCATCGGCGTGACGACCATCTTCTACGTGTCTCTCGGGTGCATCGGGTACGCGGCCTTCGGCAACGCCGCGCCGGGGAACGTGCTCACCGGCTTCGACGAGCCGTTCTGGCTCGTCGACATCGCGAACGTCGCCGTGGTCATCCACTTGGTCGGAGCATATCAG GTGTACGCGCAGCCCATCTTCGCGTGCTACGAGAAGTGGCTGGCGGCCCGGTGGCCGGAGTCGTCCTTCTTCCACCACGAGTACGCGGTGCGCCTGCCCTtcgtcagcggcggcggcggccgcgcggcgcggtTCACCATGTGCAGGCTGGTGCTGCGCACGGCGTTCGTAGCGGCGACGACGGTGGTGTCGCTGATTCTGCCCTTCTTCAACGCCGTGCTGGGCTTGCTCGGCGCCATCGCGTTCTGGCCGCTGACGGTGTACTTCCCGGTGACCATGTACATGGCGCAGGCGAAGGTGGCGCCGGGCAGCCGCAAGTGGGTGGCGCTGCAGGCGCTCAACGCCGGCGCGCTCGTGGTctcgctgctcgccgccgtggGATCCGTGGCCGACATGGTGCAGCGCCTGGGACACGTCACCATCTTCCAGACGCAGCTCTGA